From the genome of Miscanthus floridulus cultivar M001 chromosome 10, ASM1932011v1, whole genome shotgun sequence, one region includes:
- the LOC136488874 gene encoding serpin-Z2B-like, which produces MTLDLGAKAVDAETCKLGANCHDAKPKESRKQINAWVAKATRKQINAQVFNPEDDDNADTVHVIANAIYFKGEWRNPFKKENTVDREFHRLDGSSVEVPFLQSWSYQCIAWHSGFKVLKLPYEMMNEYNWNLYDSLPRFYMSVFLPDGKKGLRNIVEKIASPRRSCTTTYPRSMSPSASSGCQSSS; this is translated from the exons ATGACCCTGGACCTCGGCGCCAAAGCAGttgacgccgagacgtgtaagctcggcgccaattGTCACGACGCCAAG CCAAAAGAATCAAGAAAGCAGATCAACGCTTGGGTAGCCAAGGCCACAAGAAAGCAGATCAACGCCCAGGTGTTCAACCCCGAGGATGACGACAACGCTGACACCGTGCACGTCATCGCCAATGCCATCTACTTCAAGGGGGAGTGGCGCAACCCGTTCAAGAAGGAGAACACCGTCGACCGTGAGTTCCACCGCCTGGACGGGAGCTCCGTGGAGGTGCCCTTCCTGCAGAGCTGGTCCTACCAGTGCATCGCCTGGCACTCCGGGTTCAAGGTGCTCAAGCTGCCCTACGAGATGATGAACGAGTACAACTGGAACCTCTACGACAGCCTGCCCAGGTTCTACATGTCCGTCTTCCTCCCCGACGGCAAGAAGGGTCTGAGAAACATCGTGGAGAAGATTGCGTCTCCCCGGCGTTCCTGCACGACCACCTACCCAAGGAGTATGTCCCCGTCGGCCAGTTCCGGCTGCCAAAGTTCAAGCTGA